The Helianthus annuus cultivar XRQ/B chromosome 16, HanXRQr2.0-SUNRISE, whole genome shotgun sequence genome includes a window with the following:
- the LOC110943393 gene encoding uncharacterized protein LOC110943393, which yields MRLNAEDIHNIAVEVAKVMKNAQTGNVNQSGERHEESSAASTPVQREGMGERKNTIATTPQEGKGEYSKAKECTYKHFMSCKPQSFDGRKGALEAQDWLNRMESVLDICECDDRNKVRFAVHMFEAEALHWWNIVVRTEGKEKVKEMKWEEFIHKFLAKYCPPSETEQLEVEFFQLKMGNKTFREYVSRFNDISRLVSYLALTEEQLINRFIWGLPSKMRVFIKSKSPKTFAETVEAGAVMAAEMILRQAESPAPKRKWEERKGDTRNNNFKRPKTFPQCQICKRFHTGECRFPCPNCKKTGHALQECKEKKKCFKCGDPNHMRSECPELKRNDRTQSNQPKGRAFVLTTEEAKTNTDVITVLIS from the exons ATGCGTCTAAATGCTGAGGATATCCACAATATAGCTGTGGAAGTGGCTAAGGTAATGAAGAATGCACAAACCGGTAATGTTAACCAATCTGGAGAACGACATGAAGAAAGCTCAGCAGCCTCCACGCCAGTACAAAGGGAAGGAATGGGCGAAAGGAAAAACACTATTGCAACCACGCCACAAGAAGGAAAAGGCGAATATTCCAAAGCAAAGGAATGTACTTATAAGCACTTCATGTCCTGTAAACCTCAATCCTTTGACGGAAGAAAGGGAGCACTAGAAGCTCAAGACtggctcaacagaatggagtcagtATTAGACATATGTGAGTGTGATGACCGCAACAAAGTACGGTTCGCCGTACATATGTTTGAAGCTGAAGCCCTTCACTGGTGGAACATTGTGGTCCGAACAGAGGGAAAAGAAAAGGTTAAGGAGATGAAGTGGGAGGAGTTTATTCATAAGTTTCTTGCTAAGTATTGTCCTCCCAGTGAGACCGAGCAACTGGAAGTAGAATTCTTTCAGttaaaaatgggaaataaaaccttTCGAGAGTATGTTTCTCGTTTCAACGACATATCTCGACTGGTTTCTTATTTAGCATTGACTGAGGAACAACTGATCAATAGGTTTATTTGGGGTCTACCCTCTAAAATGAGGGTGTTTATCAAATCCAAATCCCCCAAGACTTTTGCAGAAACTGTTGAAGCTGGCGCCGTCATGGCTGCCGAGATGATTCTGCGGCAGGCTGAATCCCCCGCACCAAAAAGGAAGTGGGAAGAAAGAAAGGGGGACACCCGGAATAACAACTTTAAAAGGCCTAAAACATTTCCTCAATGTCAAATTTGCAAACGTTTTCATACGGGGGAATGTCGTTTTCCTTGTCCAAATTGTAAAAAGACGGGTCATGCTCTTCAAGAATGCAAGGAAAAGAAGaagtgtttcaaatgtggagacccTAACCACATGAGATCTGAATGTCCCGAACTTAAAAGAAATGATAGGACACAATCAAATCAGCCAAAAGGGCGGGCATTTGTACTCACCACAGAAGAAGCCAAGACCAATACAGACGTTATCACGG TTCTGATTAGTTGA